A single Borreliella afzelii DNA region contains:
- a CDS encoding plasmid partition family protein yields MYSAPKDINESIPIGILVKYKELYDFCKQDSIRLYFIIERIYK; encoded by the coding sequence ATTTATAGTGCACCTAAAGATATCAACGAAAGTATTCCTATTGGAATTTTAGTAAAATATAAAGAATTATATGATTTTTGTAAACAAGATTCTATAAGATTGTACTTTATTATTGAAAGAATTTATAAATAA
- a CDS encoding DnaB-like helicase C-terminal domain-containing protein, translating to MEITRNFLPITEGREPSLATLRESGVLEQDADIVIFLHQDNEKCKENTSTLIDNLVEVKVLVAKNRNGPTGTVTMDFIPKFIKFIYKKKQLAKISC from the coding sequence ATAGAAATCACAAGGAATTTTTTACCCATAACAGAGGGTAGAGAGCCTAGTTTGGCAACTTTAAGGGAGTCGGGTGTATTAGAACAGGATGCTGACATTGTGATTTTTTTACATCAAGACAATGAAAAATGTAAAGAAAATACCAGTACTTTAATTGATAATTTAGTTGAAGTAAAAGTGTTAGTTGCTAAAAATAGAAATGGACCTACTGGTACTGTAACTATGGATTTTATACCCAAGTTTATTAAATTTATATATAAAAAAAAGCAACTCGCTAAAATAAGTTGTTAG
- a CDS encoding DnaB-like helicase C-terminal domain-containing protein: protein MFEPQYTCTCFFEFEISIIVLSQVARNYEGRDSGLSTLGELGSLEQDANIVIFLHQENSGIKGEI, encoded by the coding sequence ATTTTTGAGCCGCAATATACGTGCACTTGCTTTTTTGAGTTTGAAATTTCAATAATAGTTCTGTCGCAAGTTGCCAGAAACTATGAGGGTAGGGATTCTGGTTTATCGACTTTAGGAGAATTGGGTTCATTAGAGCAGGATGCTAATATTGTAATTTTTTTACATCAAGAAAATAGTGGAATAAAGGGGGAGATTTAG
- the bdr gene encoding Bdr family repetitive protein, with protein sequence MSKRYYHNELTYRDLENLEKQFGIKIDNLVSKIDSVEKNLNTKIDGIKNEFNAKIDGLNIKIENLNTKINSVEKNLKRDMYNLAQDLKKDIQINSKLLLEKLKVSNRIIILITVLVVPIAISSMANIVMSIIGSYLK encoded by the coding sequence TTGTCAAAAAGATATTATCACAATGAGCTTACATATAGAGATTTAGAAAATTTAGAAAAACAATTTGGAATAAAGATTGATAATCTTGTTTCTAAGATTGATAGTGTAGAAAAGAATTTAAATACCAAGATAGATGGTATAAAAAACGAATTTAATGCTAAAATAGATGGTTTAAATATTAAGATAGAAAATCTAAATACTAAGATTAATAGCGTAGAAAAGAATTTAAAACGAGATATGTATAATTTGGCACAAGATCTAAAAAAAGATATTCAAATTAATAGCAAATTATTATTGGAAAAACTCAAGGTAAGTAACAGGATAATAATTCTTATTACAGTATTAGTAGTTCCTATTGCTATATCTAGTATGGCAAATATTGTTATGTCGATAATTGGCAGCTATCTCAAATAG